The following are from one region of the Hyphomicrobiales bacterium genome:
- a CDS encoding metal ABC transporter permease, with the protein MPAGGGMSPVELLFAPFVEVEVMKRALVGGFALSLGAVPVGVFLMLRRMSLIGDALSHAILPGIAVGYFISGLSLTVMTLGGLATGLAVALLSGLIARATTLKEDTSFAALLIVALALGVAIVSLKGADEELVHLLFGDVEALDRTAVMFLAVAATLSLAVLALIYRPLVMECVDPLFLRSVSRAGGVAHLTFLVLMVLNMVAGFRALGTLMAIGIMIVPAAAAQLWARSVPGLIVAALAIGLASCWLGLAGAYHLRQPPGPAVVLAAGLFYALSVLFGRAGGLIRRLPPAPHLEA; encoded by the coding sequence ATGCCCGCGGGCGGCGGCATGAGCCCCGTCGAGCTCCTGTTCGCCCCCTTCGTCGAGGTGGAAGTCATGAAGCGGGCGCTGGTCGGCGGCTTCGCCCTGTCGCTCGGCGCGGTGCCGGTCGGCGTCTTTTTGATGCTGCGGCGCATGAGCCTGATCGGCGATGCCCTGTCCCACGCCATCCTGCCCGGCATCGCCGTCGGCTATTTCATCTCCGGCCTGTCGCTCACCGTCATGACCCTGGGCGGGCTCGCGACGGGCCTGGCGGTGGCGCTGTTGTCGGGCCTGATCGCCCGCGCCACGACGCTGAAGGAGGATACCAGCTTCGCCGCCCTTTTAATCGTGGCGCTTGCCCTAGGCGTGGCCATCGTCTCGCTCAAGGGCGCCGACGAAGAGCTTGTGCACCTGCTGTTCGGCGATGTCGAGGCGCTCGACCGGACGGCGGTCATGTTCCTCGCCGTGGCGGCAACCCTCAGCCTCGCCGTGCTGGCGCTCATCTATCGCCCGCTCGTCATGGAATGCGTCGACCCGCTGTTTCTGCGCTCGGTCAGCCGCGCCGGCGGCGTCGCCCATCTCACTTTCCTGGTGCTGATGGTGCTGAACATGGTCGCCGGATTCCGGGCGCTGGGAACGCTGATGGCCATCGGCATCATGATCGTGCCGGCGGCGGCGGCGCAGCTCTGGGCCCGCAGCGTGCCCGGCCTGATCGTCGCGGCGCTCGCCATCGGGCTCGCATCCTGCTGGCTCGGGCTTGCTGGCGCCTACCATCTGCGCCAGCCCCCCGGGCCGGCGGTCGTGCTGGCGGCGGG
- a CDS encoding ABC transporter ATP-binding protein, whose amino-acid sequence MTASVRFDNLTLGYDRHPAIHHLDGTVRAGALLAVAGPNGAGKSTLLKGIVGLLRPLQGRIVLDGCRVKDIAYLPQVNGIDLSFPISVHDFVAMGLWRRVGALGRIGRRERTRIAAAIGECGLNGFEPRPIATLSGGQMQRLLFARLALQDAPLILLDEPFMAIDEKTVADLLALIQGWHREGRTILAVLHDLDMVRGHFPETLILAREPVAWGPTRELLAHREHLDRARSMMEAWDEAAAACPRAAA is encoded by the coding sequence ATGACCGCATCCGTCCGCTTCGACAATCTGACGCTCGGCTATGATCGCCACCCGGCGATCCACCATCTTGACGGCACGGTGCGGGCGGGTGCGCTGCTCGCCGTCGCCGGCCCCAACGGTGCCGGAAAGTCGACCCTGCTCAAGGGCATCGTCGGCCTCTTACGCCCGCTTCAGGGCCGCATCGTGCTCGACGGCTGCCGGGTCAAGGACATCGCCTACCTGCCGCAGGTCAACGGCATCGACCTGAGCTTCCCGATCAGCGTCCATGATTTCGTCGCCATGGGCCTGTGGCGTCGGGTCGGCGCGCTGGGGCGGATCGGCCGGCGGGAGCGCACCCGCATCGCCGCCGCCATCGGCGAATGTGGCCTTAACGGCTTCGAGCCCCGGCCCATCGCAACGCTGTCCGGCGGCCAGATGCAGCGTCTCCTGTTCGCCCGCCTCGCCCTGCAGGACGCGCCGCTCATCCTCCTCGACGAGCCGTTCATGGCTATCGACGAGAAGACGGTGGCCGACCTTCTCGCCCTCATCCAGGGCTGGCATCGCGAAGGCCGGACGATCCTCGCCGTGCTGCATGATCTCGACATGGTGCGCGGCCATTTTCCCGAAACGCTGATCCTCGCCCGCGAGCCCGTCGCCTGGGGGCCGACGCGGGAGCTCCTTGCCCACAGGGAGCATCTTGACCGCGCCCGCTCGATGATGGAGGCCTGGGACGAGGCGGCTGCCGCATGCCCGCGGGCGGCGGCATGA
- a CDS encoding Fur family transcriptional regulator, which produces MTRSHAPASQVRHLPRNQSLVLNALRRGRGPRTAYELLDALRDKGFRAPLTVYRALEGLREKGLVHRIESIKAFVACCEEDHDDRPAFALCDRCGAVVEFEDPELVALVRRVSRRTGFTIERAMIELIGTCGPCAGGGRTDKRPGA; this is translated from the coding sequence ATGACCCGAAGCCATGCCCCTGCCAGCCAAGTCCGACACCTGCCGCGCAACCAGTCGCTCGTCCTCAACGCCCTGCGGCGCGGGCGCGGGCCGCGTACGGCCTATGAGCTGCTCGACGCGCTGCGCGACAAGGGCTTTCGAGCGCCGCTCACCGTCTACCGCGCCCTTGAGGGCCTGCGCGAGAAGGGGCTGGTGCATCGCATCGAGAGCATCAAGGCGTTCGTCGCCTGCTGCGAGGAGGATCACGACGACCGCCCCGCCTTTGCGCTGTGCGACCGTTGCGGCGCGGTGGTCGAGTTCGAGGACCCGGAGCTGGTCGCCCTGGTGCGGCGCGTCTCCCGGCGTACGGGGTTTACCATCGAGCGCGCCATGATCGAGCTGATCGGCACCTGCGGCCCCTGCGCCGGCGGCGGCCGGACGGACAAGAGACCGGGTGCATGA